The Gemmatimonadaceae bacterium genomic sequence CCGTGGTGGTGGGATCCGCATCCGGCGTGGGGCCTACAGCCCGGCCGGCGTCGTTCCGCGTGGTCATTTCTCACTCCGAAGGTTGCTCAGCTGGCGCCGCAGGTGCGCCCGAGCGTGGTGCAGGTCCGAACGGGCCGTCCCCTCGGGAATCCCGAGCAGCTGGCCGATTTCGGCGTGCTTATACCCCTCAACGTCGTGCAGGACGATGACCGCCCGCTGCCGCTCGCCAAGGGTGTCCAGCGCGCGCGTCAGTCGCGCGCGCAGTTCATCCGATTCCGCCGGATCGCGGTGCGGAGACGACAGCGTCTCCGGCAGCTCATCCGCATCGCGCACCTTGCGCCGCCGCGCGATGTCCAACGCCGCATTCGCGACAATGCGATGCAGCCATGCTCCGAACGCCTGTTCCGGGCGGAAGCGCTCGAGCGCCCGGAACGCGTGCAGAAACCCTTCCTGCACCGCATCCTCGGCGTCGTCGTGCGACAGCACGATGGCCCGCGCCACGGCGTACGCCCGGCGCTGATGACGACGCACGAGGCCGGCGAAGGCCACGCTGTCGCCCGCCTGCGCCGCCAGCACCAGCTCCCGCTCCGCCAGCGCCTCTTCCGACACGGGGCGCTCAGGCCCCATGCGGAGGCCCGGACGAGCCGCGCCAACCGGACCCGCGGAGGGGCCGGCCGCTGGGGCGACGGGGAAGGGGAGGGCGAGTGAGGTCACGGGTCAGCGAGTCAGTACCTCCGTTACGCATCCGGCGAAGCACCCGTTGAGGGGCGCGCGCCCCCGGCCGGGATTTCGCTGGCCCCCGCGCTCGGTGACAAACCGCTGAGCCCGAGTGACTGGGCGTTGGCCTGCATGGCGGCCAGTACGACGCCGATGTGCTCGTCCAGCGGCACCCCCAGCGCCTCCGCCCCCTGAATGACGTCGTCCCGGTTCACCCCCCGGGCGAACGCCTTGTCCTTCATCTTCTTCCGGACCCCCGCCACATCCACGTCGGCGACCGCCTTGGACGGCTTCACCAGCGCGCAGGCCGTGATGAGCCCGGTCAGCTCATCCACCGCAAAAAGCGCCTTGGCCATGAGCGACACCCGCGGGACCCCGGTGTAGTGCGCATGCCCCAGCACCGCCTCCAGGATCTCCTCCGGCCAGCCGAGGCTCCGCAGATGCCGGACCCCCTCCGCCGGATGCTCCGCATCCGCCGCCTGCGCGTCGTTCGGGTAGCGCTCGTAGTCGAAATCGTGAATGAGCCCCGCGACGCCCCAGGCCTCCACATCCTGCCCCAGTCGCTCGGCGTAGGCGCGCATGGCGCATTCCACGCTGAGCATGTGCTTCCGGAGGGACGCGGAGGGAGTCCACTCCTCCATGAGGGAGAGGGCGGCGGCGCGAGAAGGAGTCGGCATAGAGGCGTGAACGGCGGAAGCCTGTAGTGCGGAAGCTGGACTGCGGAAGCTAGACGTCGGCTAACGCGGGGACTACGGGCTCATACCACCGACTCATCCCACCCGTTTGTCCCGCTGTTCCCGCCGTCCAGCTCCCGCTGTCCAGCTTCCGCCGTACAGGCTTCCGCCGTCAGCAGTTCCCTGCGTTAGTGGTCCATCTTGACCGGCACCGACCGCCCCGTATTCCACAACAACAGCAGCGGCAGCGCGCCCACCAATAGGAAGCCGCTGATCAGGTAGATCTTCGAGAAGGCGATCACGCTCGCCTGCACGCTGATCTGGCGGTCGATCATCATGAGCGCCTGCTGCTTGGCGTTCCAGGCGTCGATGCCGCGCGCCATGAGACCGCGGGTGATGCCGTTCAGACGTTCGAGCGTCTGCGGGTCGTACGCGCCGGCATGTTCGGTGAGCGTCGCCTTGAGGATCTTCGTCTGGCGCGCGAGCATCGTGGCCATGATGGCGATGCCGAGGGAGCCGCCGAGCTGGCGCATGAGGTTGAAGAGCCCCGTGCCCTGCCCAAGCTTGTTCATCGGCAGGCCGGCCATGCTGGCGCCGGTGAGCGGCACGAACAGGAGCCCCAGCCCGATGCCGCGCAGGATGAGCGGCCAGAAGAAATCGTCCTTGCCGGCGTCGAGCGTGATGTTCGACATCTGCCACATCGACGCCAGGAAGAGCAACGCGCCGGTCACGATGAGCGGGCGCGCGTCGATCTTGCCGGCAAAGCGCCCCATGCTCGCCATCGTCATCGCGCTCGCAATCGCACCGGGCAAGATCACCATGCCCGTCTGCTGCGCGGTGAACCCGTGCAGCTGCTGCAGGAACACCGGCAGCACGAACACCGAGCCGTAGAGGGCGAGCCCGAGAAAACTCGCGAACATCACGCCCGGCGCGAGCTGGCGGTTCTTGAGCACGCGGAAATCGATCACCGGTTCATCGATCGTAAGCTCGCGCCACACCAGGAGCACCGCACTTGTGAGGCTCACCACGGCGAGCGTCGTCACGAAGCGCGACTCGAACCAGTCGAAGCGTTCGCCGCGCTCGAGCATCCACTGCAGCGACCCCACCGCGAGCGTGAGCAGTACAATGCCCAGCACGTCCACCGACTGCGCGCGCACCTGGTGCGCCGCGTCGCGCACATACGTCCACACCATGTAGCCGGCGATGATGCCCATCGGCACGTTGATGTAGAAGATCCACGGCCACGCGTACGCGTCCACGATGAAGCCGCCGAGGGTGGGGCCGATCGTGGGGCCCACCATCACGCCCACGCCAAAGATCGCCTGCCCGATGCCGCGCTCTTGCGGGGGGAACGATTCGAACAGCGTCGTCTGCGCCGTGCTGAGCAGCGCACCACCGCCCAGCCCCTGCAGGACGCGCCAGAAGACGAGCCCCCACAGGCTGGTCGCCGCGCCGCAGAAGAAGCTGGCCACCACGAAGAGCGTGATCGATCCGGTGAGATAACGGCGGCGCCCGAAATAGGCGCTCAGCCAGCTCGACATCGGAATCACGATCACGTTCGCGATGATATAGCTCGTGCTGACCCACGCGATCTCGTCGAGCGTGGCGCCGAGCGTGCCCATCATGTGCGGAATGGCGACGTTCACGATGCTCGTATCGATCAGCTCGAGCACCGCGGCGAGCGTCACCGCAATCGCGATGAGGTATTTGTTGGCGTACGGGTCGTTGGGAACCACATGGCGGTCGGCTTCCGCCTGCGCCTTGAGCTCCTCAACGACCAGCGTGCGCATCACCTCCGTCGACACGGCCTTACTCCACGATGATGTTGGCCGTCACGGACATCCCCGGACGCAGGGGGCGTTCCTTCCCGAGATCCTTCGTGATCTTGATGCGAACCGGCACGCGCTGCACGACCTTCGTGAAGTTGCCGGTGGCATTGTCGGGGGGAAGCAGGGCGAACTTCGCGCCCGTCGCCGACGCGATGCTCTCTACCGTGCCTTCGGCCTTCGCGCCGTCGTAGGCGTCGACCTCGAGCTCGACCTTCTGGCCGGGCTTGATGCGCGCCAGCTGCGTCTCCTTCACGTTGGCCGTCACGTAGAGCCCGGAGTCGCTCACGATGCTCATGAGCGTCTGCCCGGCCTGCACGAGCTGGCCGACTTCGACCTGCTTCTTGCTCACCGTGCCGGCGAGCGGCGCCGTGACGATGGTAAAGCTCAGCTGCAGCTGCGCGTTGTCGCGCGCCGCCTGCGCGGCCAGCAGGCGCGCTTCGGCGAGCCGCACGCCGGCCTGCGCGTTGGCGATGCCACTCTGCGCGGCCGTCACCTGGCGCTCAGTCGCCACGAGCTGCGCGTTGGCCGCATCGTAGGCCGCCTGCGCGGCATCGAGCTGGGCCGCGCTGATGATCTGCTTGGCCGCGAGCTCCTTGGCGCGCGTCAGATCGCCCTGCGCCTTGGTGAGCTGCGCGCGCGCGGCCTGCACCTGCGCGCTGCTGACATCGCGCTGGCTCGACGCGGTGCGCACCACCGTGACGGCCTGGCCCTCGATGCCCCGACCGCCGGCGCTGGCGCGCGCCGCCGCGAGATCGGCGTCGGCCTGTGCGAGCTTCACCTTGTATTCGCGTTCATCGATGGTGACGAGCACCGAGTCGGCGCTGATGTGCACATTCTCGCCGACGTTCACCGCCGTCACGTAGCCG encodes the following:
- a CDS encoding DHA2 family efflux MFS transporter permease subunit; protein product: MSTEVMRTLVVEELKAQAEADRHVVPNDPYANKYLIAIAVTLAAVLELIDTSIVNVAIPHMMGTLGATLDEIAWVSTSYIIANVIVIPMSSWLSAYFGRRRYLTGSITLFVVASFFCGAATSLWGLVFWRVLQGLGGGALLSTAQTTLFESFPPQERGIGQAIFGVGVMVGPTIGPTLGGFIVDAYAWPWIFYINVPMGIIAGYMVWTYVRDAAHQVRAQSVDVLGIVLLTLAVGSLQWMLERGERFDWFESRFVTTLAVVSLTSAVLLVWRELTIDEPVIDFRVLKNRQLAPGVMFASFLGLALYGSVFVLPVFLQQLHGFTAQQTGMVILPGAIASAMTMASMGRFAGKIDARPLIVTGALLFLASMWQMSNITLDAGKDDFFWPLILRGIGLGLLFVPLTGASMAGLPMNKLGQGTGLFNLMRQLGGSLGIAIMATMLARQTKILKATLTEHAGAYDPQTLERLNGITRGLMARGIDAWNAKQQALMMIDRQISVQASVIAFSKIYLISGFLLVGALPLLLLWNTGRSVPVKMDH
- a CDS encoding HDIG domain-containing protein: MPTPSRAAALSLMEEWTPSASLRKHMLSVECAMRAYAERLGQDVEAWGVAGLIHDFDYERYPNDAQAADAEHPAEGVRHLRSLGWPEEILEAVLGHAHYTGVPRVSLMAKALFAVDELTGLITACALVKPSKAVADVDVAGVRKKMKDKAFARGVNRDDVIQGAEALGVPLDEHIGVVLAAMQANAQSLGLSGLSPSAGASEIPAGGARPSTGASPDA
- a CDS encoding HlyD family secretion protein, producing MNKRLLIPAVLALGIGTWGYQRWQFGRTHESTDNAQVDGHIVPVVAKVGGYVTAVNVGENVHISADSVLVTIDEREYKVKLAQADADLAAARASAGGRGIEGQAVTVVRTASSQRDVSSAQVQAARAQLTKAQGDLTRAKELAAKQIISAAQLDAAQAAYDAANAQLVATERQVTAAQSGIANAQAGVRLAEARLLAAQAARDNAQLQLSFTIVTAPLAGTVSKKQVEVGQLVQAGQTLMSIVSDSGLYVTANVKETQLARIKPGQKVELEVDAYDGAKAEGTVESIASATGAKFALLPPDNATGNFTKVVQRVPVRIKITKDLGKERPLRPGMSVTANIIVE
- a CDS encoding sigma-70 family RNA polymerase sigma factor; this encodes MTSLALPFPVAPAAGPSAGPVGAARPGLRMGPERPVSEEALAERELVLAAQAGDSVAFAGLVRRHQRRAYAVARAIVLSHDDAEDAVQEGFLHAFRALERFRPEQAFGAWLHRIVANAALDIARRRKVRDADELPETLSSPHRDPAESDELRARLTRALDTLGERQRAVIVLHDVEGYKHAEIGQLLGIPEGTARSDLHHARAHLRRQLSNLRSEK